DNA from Xanthomonas hyacinthi:
CAGCCCCAGCGCCAGGATGATCGCGGCGATGGAGACGGTCTGCAGTTGCACGTCCAGCGCACGCATCACGATCAGCGTGCCGAGGATGGTCAGCGGCACGATCGCGCCGACGATCAGGCCGGTGCGCCAGCCCAGGAACAGCATCACCACCGCCATCACGATGAGCACGGTCTCGCCCATGACGTGGTGCATCTTGCCCATCTCGCGTTCCACCACGTCGGCCTGGAACGTGACCACGTGCTGGGAAAAACCGGCCGGCAGCATCCGTGCGGTCTCGTCGAGCTTCTGCCGCAGCGCCTGGCCGACTTGCGCGATGTTGTAGCCGGGCGCCATCGACACCGCCACCACCACCGCCGGTTGGCCCTGGTAGATGGCGGCGCTGTCCGGCGGATCGGCCGGCATCAGCTCGATGCGCGCCAGCTGCGACAGCGGGATCTGGCGCGCGTCATCGGCGCCGGAAACGGAGATCAGCGTATTGCGCAATTCGTCCAGGGTGCGGATTTCGCCGGAGGCGGTCACGGTCATCGCCAGGCCGGAGGCGGCGATCTGGCCGCCGCTGGCGACCACGTTCTCGGCGCGCAGCTGTTGCGCCACCGCGCTCGGGGTCAGGCCGGCCTCGCTCAGCCGGGTGCGCTCGAAGGCGACGTAGATGCGGTCCTCGCGCAGCCCGTGGAAGCTGACGCGTTCCACCCCGGGCACGGTGTACAGCTGGGCGCGCATTTCCCGCAGCGGCCCGCGCATCTCGCTGGTGCCGAAGCCCGGTGCGGTGACCGCGATCGAGGCGATCGCGACGCGGCCGAAATCGTCGTCGACGAACGGCCCCTGGGTGCCCGGCGGCAGCTCGGCGCCGGCTTCGGCCGCCTTGTTGCGGACCCGCTGCCACAGCGCTAGCAGGTCGTCGACGTCGTCGCGGGCGGTCAGCTGCACGATCGCGCTGCCCGGCCGGACCGTGGTGACGATCTTCTTGATCCCGGTGAGTTCGCGCAGGTGTTCCTCGAGCGGGCGCGCGATCATGTTCTCGACGCGCTCGCTGGGCATGCCCGGAAACGCGACCTGCACCACCGCATCGCGCACGGTGACGCTGGGTTCCTCCTGCGAGGGAAAGCCGAGGAAGGCGACGATGCCGCCGATCAGGATCAGCGCGGCGCTGAACAGCGCGAAGCGGCTCGAAGCGAGGGTGGCACGGGTCAGGTTCATGGCGAGGCGGTGCCGCTCAGGCGGGTATCGGGACGGAAGGGGACGACGGTCTGTCCGTCGCTGAGGAAGGCCGCGCCAGCGGCGACGATGCGCTCGCCGGCGCTGAGTCCCTGGCGGACCTGCACGCGGCCGTCCGCGGCAGTGCCGGTCACGATCTGGCGGCGGCGCACGCTGGCGTTGCTGCCCTGGTAGACGAACACCATCGGCTTGCCGTTGCCCACGCTCGGCAGCAGCGCGCTGAGCGGCACGCTCAATGGCCGCGCTTCGTTGCGGGGCAGGGCGAGCAACAGGTTCTCGCCGCTGCGCAAGCGCGCAGCGTCGCCGGCAAGGCTGTCGAACAACGCCTGCACGGTCGCGCCGCCTTCCAGGCGATCGGAGACGCTGCGCAGTTGCAACGGCAGCGCTCGCTCGGGCGCATTGGCCCGATACGCGGTCGCCGCCTGGCCGGGACGCAGTGCCGAGGCCAGCGACGCCGGCAGCGCGACCGTCACCTGGGCGCGGCCCCGGCCTTCCACCTGCAGCACCGGCTGGCCCGCTGCAACGTTGGCGTCGGGCTGTTGCAGCCGGGCCACGACGCTGCCGTCGAACGGCGCGCGCAGATCGGCCTGGCGCAGGCCGCGGCGTGCCAGGGCCAGATCCGATTGCGTGCTGCGCAGGCGCGCCTGCGCGCTGGCGAAGGCGGTCTTGGCGGCGGTCAAGCTGGTCGCGGAGGCGGCGCCGTCCTCGAACATGGCCTGCTGCTGGGCCAGCTGGGTCTGCTGCTGACGCAGGTCGGCGGCGGCGATGGTGACGTTGGCGTCGGCCTGCTCGACGCGCAAGCGGGTTGGCTCCGGATCCAGGCGCGCCAGGATCTGGCCCTGGCGCACGCGGTCGCCGACATCCACTTCGATGGAGGCGATACGGCCGCCGCCCTCGAAGCCGAGTTCGGCACGCTGCTCCTGACGCACTTGCGCCACGAAGCGGCTGCCATCGGTGCCGTCGCCGCTGCCGACGGCCTCCAGCTTGACCGCCCGCGGCGCTTCCGGCGCCGGCGCCGGGTCACGGCTGCAGGCGCTCAACGAGGCTGCAGCCAGGGGCACGCAGAGGGAGAGGAAGATCGCAAGACTCGGTTTCATGGGCGTTCTATGTGGCGGTCAGAAGGTGTAGGTCACGGCGCCGATGGCGCTGGCGAAGGCGCGGCGCTGCACGATCGGGCTGCCATCGGCAGTGTCGACATAGCGCGTGCCGCTGACCGTCAGCGAGGTGCTCCAGTGCTTGGACAGCGCGTGGTCCCAGTTGGCGCCGACCGAGTAGGCGTAGAGGCCGGAGCCGGCGCTGTAGGCGGCGAAGCGGCTGCGCGCGCTCTGCGCATCGGTCACCCCGAAGTAGGCCTGGTTGTAGCGGCGGTCGCCCCAGTGCGCGTCCAGGTCCATGGTCAGCGTGTCCCTGTCGTTCTGCAGCAGGGTGAACTTGGCGCCGGCACGATAGGCGTTGCGGCGCGCGCCATCCTTCAAGGCGAATTCGGCTTCGGCGTCCAGCATCAGGTACGGGGTGAACTGCTGCGCGATCATGGTGCGGCTGGTCACCGAGCCGGGCACGTCGCCCATGCCGGCCAGCGTTCTGGAGCCCGGGCGCCAGCTGCTGTTGCGGTCGAGCCGGCCCAGGTCGTAGCCGAACGACTGGCTGACGTAGAAGCCGCCATCGCCCTGGAACTGCACGCCGAGGCCGCGCACGCTGTCGAAGAACAGGATGCCGCTCTGCGCCGCCAGAACCGGCGCGGGCAGCACGCGGTCGTCCCTGGAGCCGAAGTAGCGCGGTGCCGCCACCGCGGCGACGCCGACGCTGAGTTCGGTCTGATGGCCGAACAGGCGGAAGCCGGAGGCATCGGCGTCGGCGGCGTTGGCCGCCAGCGGCGACACGGCGCAGGCCAGGATCGGGAGCAATGCGATTGTTTTCATGAGCGGACTCTTGGACGTGGGGGAGGTCAGGATGCGTGCGGCAACTGCACGCCATAGAACGCGCGGAACAGCGCGATGCGGTTGAGGAGCAGCGCCTGGCGCGCCTGCAGGTGCTCCAGCGCGGCCTGCTCGGCGGCGATGCGTTCGCCGAGCAGCTCGGGGCGATCCTGCAGGCCCTGCGCGACGCGCCGGTCCATGCGTTGGATGCGTTGCAGTTCGCGCTCGCGGTTGCCGCGCTCGCGCCGTTCGCGTTGCTGCAGGCCCGGCGCGGCATCGAGCGCATCGGCGACCTCGCGGAACGCGGACTCGATCGCCTTTTCGTAGTCGGCGACGCCGGCCTGCTTGCGCAGCTGCGCGATATCCAGGTTGGCGCGATTGCGGCCGTAATCGAAGATCGGCATGGTCAGCTGCGGCATGAAGCTCCAGGTCCGGCTACCGGCCGTGAACAGGCCGCTGAGCACGTCGCTGGCGGTCCCCAGCGAGGTGCTCAGCTTGATCGACGGGAAGAACGCGGCACGCGCGGCGCCGATGTCGGCATTGCGCGCGCGCAGCTCGGCTTCGGCCTGCTGGATGTCCGGGCGCTGCAGCAGCAGCGCCGAGTCCAGGTCGCGCAGGGCCATGCTGCCGGCATCGGCAGGCAGCAGCTCCTCGATGTCGCCGGCGCCGGCCGGCGCGTCGTAGCCGGCGATCAGTTGCAGGGCGCGGCGCGCGGCGGCGTGGTCGCTGGCCGCCTGCAGGGCGCGGACCTGGGCCTGATCGGTCTGGTGGCGCTGGCGGTCGAGCGCGTCGTTGGAGATCAGCCCGACAGCGTGCTGGTCGTTGGCGAACGCCAGCAACGCCGCGCTGTCCTCGGCGATGGCCTGGAAGCGCGCCTGCGCCTGCGCGGCGGCGCGTTCCAGCGTATAGGTGCGCAGCACCTCGGCGACCAGCGCGCCGCGCGCGGCCAGCTGGCCGGCGCTGGATGCCAGATAGCGTTGCTGCGCGGCAGCCGACAGCGAGGCCAGCTTGCCGAACAGATCCAGTTCGAAAGCGTCGATGCCGACCGCCGCGGTGACCAGCTTCTGCCCGTAGCGCTCCTGCCGTTGCGGATCGTCGTAGCTTTGCCGGGCCTGCTGCGCATCGATGCCGATCTGCGGCAGCTGCTGCGACTGCTCGATGCGGTATTGCGCACGCGCCTGCTGCACTTGCAGGACGGTGTTGCGGAAATCCGGATTGTGCGCCAGCGCCTGCAGCATCAGCGGCGCCAGGTCGTGGTTGGGCGAGAATTCGCGCAGGAACCGCTGTTCCTGCTCCGACAGCGCCACCGCGGGGGCCGTGGCCGCCTGTGGCGCCGGCGTTGCCGATGCGCCGCCCAGCGTGCTCGGCACGCTGGCCTGCGGGCGCTCGTAGACCGGCGCCAGCGAGCAGCCGCCGAGCAGCACGGCCAGCGCGACGGCGAGGAGGCGAGGGCGATACGGACGCTTGCCTGCGGACGATACAATCATGGGGGTCAGTCGGGGGTGGCCAATCTCGAGTGATAGAGTCGGCCGGCAAGTTCAAGCTGGCCTCTAGGAATCTTCAAGATTTCGTCAAGACGCGCGACAAGGGCGGCACAGGGCATGAGTTCCAAGAAGATTCTTGTCGTCGAGGACGACGCCGACAGCGCCAGCATCCTCGAGGCCTATCTGCGCCGCGACGGATTCGACGTCGCCATCGCCAGCGATGGCGCGCGCGCGATCCAGCTGCACGCGCAGTGGAAACCGGACCTGGTGCTGCTGGACGTGATGCTGCCCAGGCTGAGCGGAACCGAAGTGCTGTCGACGATCCGCCGCAGCAGCGACACCCCGGTGATCATGGTGACCGCGATGGGCGACGAGCCGGAAAAGCTCGGCGCGCTGCGCTACGGGGCCGACGACTACGTGGTCAAGCCCTACAGCCCGAAGGAAGTGGTCGCGCGCGTGTACGCGGTGCTGCGCCGCGCCGGGCCGGCCAGGGCGAGCGAGGAGCCGCTGAAGTACGAGCGGCTCACCGTCGACACCAATGCGGTGCTGGCCACGGTGCAGGACGCCGACGGCAACGACGTGCCGCTGGACCTGACCCCGACCGAATTCAACATCCTGGCCACCTTGCTGAAGACGCCGTTCAAGGCCTATACGCGCAGCGAGCTGCTGGAAATCTGCCTGCCGGAAAGCGACGCGCTGGAGCGGGTGGTGGACGCCCACGTGCACAACCTGCGCAAGAAACTGGAAGGCGAGTGCATCACCGGGGTGCTGGTGACGGTGCGCGCGATCGGCTACCGCTTCCGATGAAATGGCCGTTCGCTCGCCGCACCGCGCACGCGCCGCTGTGGCAATGGGTCGGCCTGCGCATGAGCGCGCTGGCGGTGGTCACGGTGCTGGTGATCGCGTTCGGCATGTGGCTGCGTTTCGCGATCTGGGACATCGCGACCCTGCACAAGCTGCCGCCAGCGGCGCGGCAGGAGATGATGGCGCTGCGCCAGGACCCGCACAGCAACGCGCAGCGCCTGTGGCAACTGTTCGAGCGCTACTACGACGTCGCCGATTTTCTGCCGGGATTGGCCAACCGCGACTGGCTGTTGCTGGCGGTATTGCTGATCGCCTCGATCCCGGTCATCGTGGTGTGCGGGCTGCTCGCATCGCGGCCGTTGTCGCGCCAGTTCTCCAATGTGGCCGCGGCCGCCCGGCGCATCAGCGATGGCGACTTTTCCGCACGCGCGAAGGTGATTCCCCGTGCGCCGGACGAACTGGCCAGCTTCGCGATGGACTTCAACGGCATGACTGCGCAGCTGCAGCAATACGAGCGCGAGGTGCGCGATTCCAGCGCGATGCTGGCGCACGAACTGCGCACGCCATTGAACGCGGCGATGGGCCGGGTGCAGGGCATGCTGGATCAGGTCTTCCCGTGCAGCGACGAACAGCTGCAGATGGTCCATCGCCAGCTGGAACAGATCAATCGCCTGGTCGGCGACCTGCACCTGCTGTCGATGGCCCGCGCCAACCAGCTGATGCTGGAGCCGCACACCTTTCCGATCGACGCGCTGATCCGCGAGCGCCTGGCCTGGCTGGCGCAGCCGCTGCAGGCTGCGCAGATGGAGGTGGCGGTGGAGGTGCGCGTGCCGGGCGGCGTGTCGATCAGCGCCGACCGCGACCGCATCGGCCAGGTGCTGTCGGTGCTGATCGACAATGCGCTGCGCTATGGAGCAGCCGGCAAGCGCTTGTCGATCGAGGTGGGCACCGAGTCCAACGATGTGCTGATCTGCGTCTGCGATCGCGGACCGGGCGTGGCGCCCGAACTGCTGCCGCGAATGGTCGACCGCTTCTGGCGGGCCGAAGATTCGCGCGCCCGGCACTCGGGCGGCAGCGGCCTGGGCCTGTCCATCGCCGCGGCGATCTGCCACGCCCATGGTGGCGCGCTGGAATTCAGCAACCGCGAAGGCGGCGGACTGTGCGCCCGGGTACGGTTGCCGCGGGCGCCTTAGGGCGTGTCATCCATCCCCTGGCAGATCGCGCCGCGCTTGCGCGTGCACGCGGCAAGGAAGCGCGAGAACGTGGAGAGGATGCCCACGCGCTGGCGAAGACGTAGCGCCGGGGGCGCGCAGGTGCGACCCTGCGGGTTGGGCCCGTCAGGCCGCCAGCCGGCGCCGCGCGGCGTGATCCGACCGCCGGTCAGGCGCTGCGCCACGCCGCAGCGGCTGGCGACCTGACAGACCCAACGCGGCCTACTCGGGCATCGATGACACGACGCCCCAGCAACGCGGCAGCGCGCGTGCGCGCCGCTCACACCGCGGTCAGGGTCAGCTCGCCGCCGGTGGTGGTGAACTGCTGGCCGCGGCGGATCAGCTTGCGCCCGTCGGCCAGTTCGTAGCGCAGCGCAGGTGCCGACGGCGCATTGTGCTGGGCCTGCTGCTGGTGCTGCGCTTCGTCCTGGAACTCGGTGATCAGATAGGCCTCGCCGTCGGGGCCGAGGGCGGGCAGTTGGCGGAAGGACATGGCGTGTCTCCTGTCGAAGGCGATTCATCGAACGGGGTTTGCGCCGCAAGCGATGCCGGCGCCGGTGCGCCACAGCTGCTGCGTGGGGCGCAGCGGGACCGTAGCCCCGCCGGCGTTAGCGCGGCGTGCTCAGTCGATGAATTGCAGCCGCGCCAGTTCCGCGTACAGGCCGCCTTGCGCCAGCAGCTCGGCATGGGTGCCCTGGGCGACGATGCGGCCGCGCTCCATCACCACGATGCGGTCGGCCTTGAGCACCGTTGCCAGGCGGTGCGCGATCACCAGCGTGGTGCGCCCGGCCATCAAGCGTTCCAGCGCCTGCTGCACGGCGTATTCGCTCTGCGCGTCGAGCGCGCTGGTGGCTTCGTCCAGCAGCAGGATCGGCGCATCCTTGAGCAGGGCGCGGGCGATGGCGATGCGCTGCTGCTGGCCGCCGGACAGGCGCGCGCCGCGCTCGCCCAGTTCGCTGGCGTAGCCACCCGGCAGTTGCCGGATGAAGCTGTCGGCCTCGGCCGCCCGGGCCGCGGCCGCGATCTCGGCATCGCTGGCTTCGAGCCGGCCGTAGCGGATGTTGTCGGCGGCGCTGGCCGCGAACAGGGTCGGATGCTGCGGCACCAGGCCGATGCCCTCGCGCAGCTGCGCCGGGTCCAGTTCGCGCAGGTCGGCGCCGTCCACCCGCACCGCGCCCGCTTGCGGATCGTGGAAGCGCAGCAGCAGCGACAGCACGGTGCTCTTGCCGGCGCCGGAGGGGCCGACCAGGGCCACGCTCTCGCCGGGGCGCACGTGCAGGTCGAAGCCGTCCAGCGCCGGATGCTCGGGGCGCTGCGGGTAGCGGAACACCACGTCGTCGAAGCGCACCTCGCCGCGCAGCGGCTGCGGCAGTGCGCGCGGCTGTGCCGGCGCCAGCACCTCGGGGCGTTCTGCGAACAGCTCGGCGATGCGGCCCATGCCGCCGGCCGCGCGCTGCAGATCGTTCCAGACCTCGGCCAGCGAGGCCACCGAGCCGCCGCCAAACATCGCGTACAGCACGAACTGGCCGAGCGCGCCGGCGCTCAGCTCGCCGGCCGCCACTTCGTGTGCGCCGGACCACAGCACCAGTACGATCGCGCCGAACACCAGCACGATCGCCACCGCGGTGATCGACGCCTGCGCACGCACCCGGCGCCGCGCCACGTCCACCGCCAGCGCCAGCGCCTGGCCGAAGCGGCCGCACTCGTAGGCTTCGCGCGCATGCGCCTGCACCGTGCGCACCGCGCCGAGGGTTTCGGCGGCCAGCGTGTTGGCGTCGGCGACGCGGTCCTGGCTGGCGCGCGAGATCTTCTGCAGGCGGCGCGCGCCGAGCACGATCGGCAACACCGCCAGCGGGATGCCGAGCAGCGCGTAGGCGGCCAGGTGCGGGCTGGTCACGAACAGCATCACGATGCTGCCGATCACCGTCACCGTGCTGCGCAACGCCACCGACATGGTGCTGCCGATCACCCCGCGCAGCAGTTCGCTGTCGGCCGACAGCCGCGACACCAGCTCGCCGCTGCGGTTGCGGTCGTGGAAGCCGGCGTGCAAGCCGAGCAGATGCGCGTACAGGCGCGCGCGCAGGTCGGCGACGACTTTTTCGCCCAGCAGCGACACGAAATAGAAGCGCATCGCGGTGGCGATCGCCAGCACCACCGCCACCGCGAACAGTAGCGCGAAGGACTGGTTGATCCTGCCGCCGTCGCTGAAGCCGTGGTCGATCATCTGCCGCACCGCCATCGGCAGGCTCAGCGTCGCGCTGGAGGACACCGCCAGCGCCAGCAGCCAGGCGCCGAACAGACCGCGCTGGCGCTGCACGAACGGCCACAAGGTGCGCAGGCTGCCGAGTTTGCGCAGCGACTTGGCCTGGTCGGCCGACGGATCGTTCATGCGGGGGAGATTTCCGAACAGCGGACCCTGTTCCGTGTGGCGTCGCGCAGCCGCGTTTTCAAGGCGTCCACGCGATCGCTGGGCAGGCGCAGGTGCAGTTGCGCGCCGTCGGCGTCGAAGCGTTCATCGAGTTTCTCGGCGGCGCAGGCGCTCAGCGCCGCATGCACCGCGCCGAGATCGTCGAAGCCGCAGTGCAGACTGATCAGGCTCAAGGCCAGCAGCGGCTGCCGCGGCGCCAGCCGCAGGCACTCGGCGGCGCTACCGCCGTAGGCGCGGACCAGGCCGCCGGCGCCGAGCTTGATGCCGCCGTACCAGCGCGTGACCACGAGCGCCACGCGGTCGAAGCCCTGGCCGTCGATCGCCGCCAGGATCGGCCGGCCGGCGGTGCCGGCCGGTTCGCCATCGTCGCTGGAGCGGTAGTCGCCGCCGACCCGGTAGGCCCAGCAGTTGTGGGTGGCGTCGGCCACCGCGACCTGCTGCACGAACGCCAGCGCCGCGCCGGCGTCGGCGATCGGCGCCGCATGCGCCAGGAAGCGGCTGTGCTTGATGTCCACGCTGTGACTGACCGGGTGGGGGAGCGTATCGGGCATCGGCGCCATTCTAGACGAGGCGCCGCGGCGGACTGCGGATGCGGGTGTGGGCCAATGGAATCGTTGCTTCCGATGCCGGTGAGGCGGGCTGTTCCGGCATCGCGCGCAACGGCGCTCGTGCGCCGATGTGCGCGCAGCTGGACACGGCTGCGGGCATGTTCGCGTTGCGAGGCGTGCGTGCGGGGAACGCGCGAGCCGGATGCTGTTCCGTAATCACCGGCATCGGTCCCGTCCACGCCGCGCCGCCGGCAGTGCCGTTAGGGTTGGATGCGATTCAGTCGCCGAGCAGGTCGCGCAGGTCATCGGGGACGCGCGCGTGCGGATGCTCGCGTTGGAACCGCTGCAGGCTGGCGCGTGCGGCCGCGTGCTCGCCGGCGTCGCGGCGTTCGCGGACGCGTGCGAGCCAGCGTCGCGGCGACAGGCGTGCATCCGCATCCGCGGCGGCGACAAGCGCCGGATCCGCGTCGGCGGCGGGCGCGGCTGCCGCCAGTGGGGCCATGTCTTCGGCCATCGCGGTGGCGGGTGCCGCAGGTGCCGGTGCAGCCATGAGGTCGCCTTCGACGCGTACGACGGATGCTTCCGCGTCCGCCTGGACGGGGGCCGCCGCGTCGCCGCGCGCGCGCAGCGTCTGGCGACGATCCTGCGCCGTCAGGCGCTCTTCCCGCTGTGCTGTGGAATCCTGCTGCGTACGTGCCGCCGCGGTTTTCGCAACGTCATCCTGCGCCTCCTCCGCGGGCGCAGGCATCTGTGCGGTCGGCGCAGGCGGTGCCGAAGGCGCCATCATGCGCGGTGCCGGCGTCGCTGCGACGATCGGCGCCGGTTCGGCCACGACCTCCGCCGGCAGTGTTGGAGCGACGCCTTGCGGTGCGGTGTCGTTTGCAGGTGGAGGCGGTGGCAAGGGCGAGGCTGCTGGCGCGGCGGCGATCTGCGCTGCATCCGTCTGCGCCGCGGCGGCGGCGGGCGTGGTGGGGTTGGAAGAAGGCGCCGACGCTGGCGCCGCGGATTCGGCTGCCGCCGGTGCCGGCGTTGTGGCCGGCGCCGGCATGGATGGGGTCGGGGTGCGCAACTGCCAGGCGATGCCGACCGCCAGGCTCAGCGAGGCAGCCAGTCCAGTCCAGGCCGGCCAACGCGTGCGGCGCCTGGGAACGGTGGAGGGTGCAGCGCGCGCCGGCTGCGGCGCGGCGGCGATCGGCGCCGGATGCCTGGCATCGGCCGCGGTATCGGTATCCAGCTGCGGCGTCGCCGCCGGCGCAGACGCCACCGCGGCGCGCGCCGCGGCCAGGATCGATGCGTCCAGCGCCGCCGACGGCAGCGCCTGCCGGCCCAGCCGCAGGCGTTCGGCGAGGGCGCGTTCTTCCGGCGTCAGCGGTTCGTCGGCCTTCATCCGCCCAGCCTCGCACGCAGTTTGTCCATCGCATAGCGCAGCCGCGACTTGACCGTCTCGCGGCCGACCCCGGTGATCTGGGCGATCTCCTCCAGGCTCAGTTCCTGTTCCAGGCGCAGCAGCAGCACGTCGCGTTGCTCCTCCGGCAAGTCGTCCAGCGCCAACTGCAGTTGGCGCCGCTGTTCGAACGCGGACAGCTGCCGCTCCGGGGTGTCCGGATCCGGCACGCTGGCGGTGCGCAGGTCGGCGTCGGCCGGCGCCGCCGGGCGGTGCTTGGCCGCGCGCCAGTGGTCGCCGAGCCGATTGTGGGCGATGCGCAGCAGCCAGGTGCTGAATGCGGCCTGCGGTTGCCAGCCCTGGCGCGCGGCGATGACCCGCTGCCACACCTCCTGGAACATCTCCTCGGCCAGCGCCACGTCGCGCAGCTGGCGCAGCAGGTAGTGGTAAAGGCGGCCGCGGTGACGCGCATACAGGGTCTCGAACGCGCCGGCGTCGCCGGCCGCATAGGCCTGCATCAGGGCTTCATCGCTCGTTTCGACCAGGGCTTCCACGGCGCCAAGCCTAAGCGTTCGCCGACCCGGCGCATAGCGCGGCGTGGCGGCGGCGGGCGGGAACGGGATGGTTGCAGGCATCTTGGACGGTGAACGCGGCAGCGGCACGCATGGGGTCATCGCGCGTGCGCCTGTTCACGTAAAAGGTATGCTGGCGTTCAAGGGGGAGGCGTGGGGCACGTCCTATGTCATCCAGGAGTTGTTGTCGATGTTGTTCGAGCCGTCCGCGATCGTCCGCCAGGATCAACCCGACGGGCGCGCTTCCATGCAAACCGCTGCCGCCCTGTGCGGCTTGCTGCCGCCGGGCAGCGATGTGGCCATCGCTTGCGGCGACGACGCGGTCGGCGGGCGCCTGTTCGGCGCCACGCCGCATGCGCCGGCATGGCTGCCGGCGCTGGTCCGGCGTTGCCTGGCGGAAACCGTGCCGGCGCCTGCGCAGGCGCTGCTGCACGTGCTGAAGACGGCGGACGGCGCCTGCGTGGCGGTGGCCGCACGGCTGCAACAACCGCTGTCCGAACCGCAGCGCGCCGCCTGGTGCGAGATGGCGGCCGCGTTCGGCCTGGCGCTGCTGGAAGCGGAGCGGATGCGCGCGCGCATCGAGAGCCTGGAGAAGTCCAAGCTGCTGCAGCAGGCGCTGTACGAGATCGCCGACCTGGCCGGTGCGGATCTGGAAATGGGGCAGATGCTGCAGCATGTGCACTCGGTGCTGGATTCGCTGATGTATGCGGAGAATTGCTACATCGTCGAGTACGACGAAGAGCAGCAAAGCATGCGCTTCCTGTATTTCTCCGACCGCCACGACGACTTCGTCTCCGATCCGGAAACGCTGTATTTCCAGCGCGACATGCCCGAAAGCCTCACCTTTGCGCTGCTGCGCCACGGCCAGGCGGTGCGCGGGCCGTCGAAACAGGTGCGCGACCGCTTGCAGGTGCGCTACGACGCCGTGCAAGGCCCGGACAGCAAGGATTGGCTGGGCGTGCCGATGCTGCGCGAGAGCCGCGTCTGCGGCGCGATCGTGGTGCAGAACTACGACCGCGCGATGCACTACACCGATGCCGACCGCGCGCTGCTGGCCTACGTCGCCCAGCACGTGCTGACCGCGATGGACCGGCGCCATGCGCAGGTGCAGCTGGAGCGGCGCGTGCAGCTGCGCACCCAGGAACTGCAGCGCGCCAACCACGACCTGCAGGACGAGATCCTGGAGCGCAGGCGCGCCGAGACCCTGCAACTGGCCTTGTTCCGCATCGCCGAGCTGGCGATCCGCTCGGAGAGCCTGCAGCAGTTCTACGCCGAGGTGCATGCCATCGTCGGCGGGCTGATCGATGCGCGCAATCTGTACATCGCCTTGTTGTCCGACGACGGCAAGATGCTGGAATTCGCCTACTCGGTGGACGAGTACAGTCCGCAGCGGCCGCTGCGGCGGCGCGGCAAGGGGCTGACCGAGTATGTGATGCGCAAACGCCAGCCGATGCTGCTGGAACTGGTGGACATCGAGGCGCTGGTGGCGCAGGGCGAGGTGCGGGAATACGGCACCCGCGCGCACAGCTGGCTGGGTGTGCCGCTGTTCGACGAGGGCGAGGTGGTCGGTGCGATCGTGGTGCAGAGCTACACCACGCAGGTGCGCTTCACCGAATACGACCAGCGGCTGCTGACCTTCGTCGCGCACAACGTCGGCGGCGGCCTGGCCCGGCAGCGCGCGCAGGAGCGGCTGCGGCTGGCGCATGCCGAGCTGGAGCAGCGGGTGGCCGAGCGCACCCGCGAACTGGCCGAGGTCAACCAGCAGTTGCTGGCGCAGATCGCCGAGCGTTGGCGCGCCGAGCAGCGCCTGACCCACCAGGCGCTGCACGACGCGCTGACCGGGCTGCCGAACCGCTCGCATCTGCTGGACCGGCTCGGCGAGGCGATCCACCGCGCGCGCAACGGCGATGGCATGGCCTTCGCGGTGCTGTTCCTGGACCTGGACCGGTTCAAGCTGGTCAACGACAGCATCGGCCATGCCGCCGGCGACGAAATGCTGGTGGAGGTGGCCAAGCGCATCGTCTCCACGATCCGCAGCGACGACGTGGTCGCGCGCCTGGGCGGCGACGAATTCGCGATCCTGGTGCGCTGCGAGGACG
Protein-coding regions in this window:
- a CDS encoding ABC transporter transmembrane domain-containing protein → MNDPSADQAKSLRKLGSLRTLWPFVQRQRGLFGAWLLALAVSSSATLSLPMAVRQMIDHGFSDGGRINQSFALLFAVAVVLAIATAMRFYFVSLLGEKVVADLRARLYAHLLGLHAGFHDRNRSGELVSRLSADSELLRGVIGSTMSVALRSTVTVIGSIVMLFVTSPHLAAYALLGIPLAVLPIVLGARRLQKISRASQDRVADANTLAAETLGAVRTVQAHAREAYECGRFGQALALAVDVARRRVRAQASITAVAIVLVFGAIVLVLWSGAHEVAAGELSAGALGQFVLYAMFGGGSVASLAEVWNDLQRAAGGMGRIAELFAERPEVLAPAQPRALPQPLRGEVRFDDVVFRYPQRPEHPALDGFDLHVRPGESVALVGPSGAGKSTVLSLLLRFHDPQAGAVRVDGADLRELDPAQLREGIGLVPQHPTLFAASAADNIRYGRLEASDAEIAAAARAAEADSFIRQLPGGYASELGERGARLSGGQQQRIAIARALLKDAPILLLDEATSALDAQSEYAVQQALERLMAGRTTLVIAHRLATVLKADRIVVMERGRIVAQGTHAELLAQGGLYAELARLQFID
- a CDS encoding RNA polymerase sigma factor; this translates as MEALVETSDEALMQAYAAGDAGAFETLYARHRGRLYHYLLRQLRDVALAEEMFQEVWQRVIAARQGWQPQAAFSTWLLRIAHNRLGDHWRAAKHRPAAPADADLRTASVPDPDTPERQLSAFEQRRQLQLALDDLPEEQRDVLLLRLEQELSLEEIAQITGVGRETVKSRLRYAMDKLRARLGG
- a CDS encoding IMPACT family protein, translating into MPDTLPHPVSHSVDIKHSRFLAHAAPIADAGAALAFVQQVAVADATHNCWAYRVGGDYRSSDDGEPAGTAGRPILAAIDGQGFDRVALVVTRWYGGIKLGAGGLVRAYGGSAAECLRLAPRQPLLALSLISLHCGFDDLGAVHAALSACAAEKLDERFDADGAQLHLRLPSDRVDALKTRLRDATRNRVRCSEISPA
- a CDS encoding bifunctional diguanylate cyclase/phosphodiesterase; the encoded protein is MLFEPSAIVRQDQPDGRASMQTAAALCGLLPPGSDVAIACGDDAVGGRLFGATPHAPAWLPALVRRCLAETVPAPAQALLHVLKTADGACVAVAARLQQPLSEPQRAAWCEMAAAFGLALLEAERMRARIESLEKSKLLQQALYEIADLAGADLEMGQMLQHVHSVLDSLMYAENCYIVEYDEEQQSMRFLYFSDRHDDFVSDPETLYFQRDMPESLTFALLRHGQAVRGPSKQVRDRLQVRYDAVQGPDSKDWLGVPMLRESRVCGAIVVQNYDRAMHYTDADRALLAYVAQHVLTAMDRRHAQVQLERRVQLRTQELQRANHDLQDEILERRRAETLQLALFRIAELAIRSESLQQFYAEVHAIVGGLIDARNLYIALLSDDGKMLEFAYSVDEYSPQRPLRRRGKGLTEYVMRKRQPMLLELVDIEALVAQGEVREYGTRAHSWLGVPLFDEGEVVGAIVVQSYTTQVRFTEYDQRLLTFVAHNVGGGLARQRAQERLRLAHAELEQRVAERTRELAEVNQQLLAQIAERWRAEQRLTHQALHDALTGLPNRSHLLDRLGEAIHRARNGDGMAFAVLFLDLDRFKLVNDSIGHAAGDEMLVEVAKRIVSTIRSDDVVARLGGDEFAILVRCEDGLDGVRELAQRLLGVLGQPMWVAGRELFPSGSLGIATWHPRYSSGEELLRDADAAMYRAKAQTQDRCAVFDEAMREAALRSLDLEADLRRAINSGDFEPFYQPIVRLGDGQVVGHEALLRWRHESRGLLVPSQFIELGEDSGLIEQVDWLLYEQVIQRLARDGSGYVSVNVSPRHFRSPDFTERLFGLIDSAGADPQRLRVEITEVALLDDAPRTLTILQALRDRGVLAQLDDFGTGFSALSYLHRFPISALKIDQSFVAGLHGESGAGSYALVRSILALASTLGIETIGEGIETEQQLDTLRELGCDYGQGYLLGRPAQHD